A single window of Anaerocolumna chitinilytica DNA harbors:
- the gltB gene encoding glutamate synthase large subunit, which produces MDRYGVEETKRTGAGLYDPRFEHDNCGIGAVVNIKGVKTHETVADALKIVENLEHRAGKDAEGKTGDGVGILLQISHKFFVKETESLNINLGGERDYGIGMFFFPQEELSRNQAKKMFEIIVEKEGMEFLGWREVPIIPDILGHKAVECMPYIMQGFVKRPHGVKKGLEFDRKLYIARRVFEQSNDNTYVVSLSSRTIVYKGMFLVKQLRRFFMDLQDEAYESAIAIVHSRFSTNTNPSWQRAHPNRLIVHNGEINTIRGNVDKMLAREETMQSKYLNKELHKILPVINTEGSDSAMLDNALEFLIMSGMDLPLAVMITIPEPWSNDQNMSQEKKDFYQYYATMMEPWDGPASILFSDGDIMGAVLDRNGLRPSRYYITDDDHVILSSEVGVLDIAPERIVKKERLRPGKMLLVDTVKGCVIDDEDLKNSYAVHSPYGEWLDSNLVKLKDLHIPNKKVWEYDDEERARLQKAFGYTYEDYRTTILPMARTGGEPVAAMGADSPLPILSKSNPPLFSYFRQLFAQVTNPPIDAIREEIVTSTDVYIGEDGNLLEECAENCKVLKIHNPILTSTDLLKIKSMKIPGFKVETISIIYYKNTSLERAIDHIFVEADRAYKEGANILILSDRGVDENHVAIPSLLAVSAMQQHLVRTKKRTAVAMILESAEPREVHHFATLLGYGACAVNPYLAQESIKQLIASNMLDKDYYAAVNDYNKAILKGIVKIASKMGISTIQSYQGSKIFEAIGINNQVIDKYFTDTVSRIGGVTIKDIEKQVDELHTKAFDPLGLNTDLSLENSGNHKLRSGKEEHLYNPQTIHLLQKATRTGDYSAFKEYTRLIEKEEEGINLRGLLDLNLPEAGIPLEEVESVDSLVKRFKTGAMSYGSISQEAHETLAIAMNMLGGKSNSGEGGESLERLTIGKDGFDRCSAIKQVASGRFGVTSQYLVSAKEIQIKMAQGAKPGEGGQLPAGKVYPWVAKTRHSTPGVGLISPPPHHDIYSIEDLAQLIYDLKNSNKDARISVKLVSEAGVGTVAAGVAKAGAQVILISGFDGGTGAAPRNSIHNAGLPWELGLAETHQTLIMNGLRSRVRVETDGKLMSGRDVVIAALLGAEEFGFATAPLVTLGCVMMRVCNLDTCPVGVATQNPELRKNFKGKPEYVVNFMRFIAEEVREYMARLGVRKLEELVGRSELLKVKDSAMTGRAARIDLSKILNNPFDGNTEEAHFDPKKIYNFELENTIDEKVLLKKLKGAIASGQSKTIEVDVTNIDRTFGTILGSEITKAHGTSLEDDTYVIKCQGSGGQSFGAFIPKGLTLTLSGDSNDYFGKGLSGGKLVVYPPKGTKFEADKNIIIGNVALYGATSGKVFINGVAGERFCVRNSGASAVVEGVGDHGCEYMTGGRVVVLGTTGKNFAAGMSGGIAYVLDEGSNLYKKLNKEMISMESVSEKYDVLELKRMITEHVEATGSAKGKDILDNFMDYLPKFKKIIPYDYSRMLMTIVQMEEKGLSSEQAQIEAFFANTRTV; this is translated from the coding sequence ATGGACAGATATGGCGTAGAAGAGACAAAACGTACGGGGGCAGGACTTTATGATCCCAGATTTGAACATGATAATTGCGGTATTGGTGCAGTAGTTAATATCAAAGGTGTAAAGACCCATGAAACAGTAGCGGATGCATTAAAAATCGTAGAGAACCTGGAACATCGTGCCGGAAAGGATGCGGAAGGAAAGACCGGAGATGGTGTCGGCATCCTGCTTCAAATATCTCATAAGTTTTTTGTAAAGGAAACGGAAAGTCTTAATATTAATCTTGGCGGTGAAAGAGACTATGGTATCGGTATGTTTTTCTTCCCACAGGAGGAGCTATCCAGAAACCAGGCAAAGAAGATGTTCGAGATAATAGTGGAAAAGGAAGGAATGGAGTTCCTTGGCTGGAGAGAGGTGCCTATTATTCCTGATATTTTAGGGCACAAAGCGGTGGAATGCATGCCCTACATTATGCAAGGCTTTGTAAAGAGACCTCATGGTGTGAAGAAAGGTCTGGAATTCGACCGTAAGCTCTATATTGCCAGAAGAGTATTCGAGCAGAGCAATGATAACACCTACGTAGTATCCTTATCCAGCCGTACCATTGTATATAAAGGTATGTTTCTTGTAAAACAGCTTCGCAGATTCTTCATGGATTTACAGGACGAAGCCTATGAATCCGCTATAGCAATAGTTCATTCCCGTTTCAGTACCAATACCAATCCTAGCTGGCAGAGAGCACATCCTAACAGACTTATCGTACACAATGGTGAAATTAATACTATCAGAGGCAATGTGGATAAGATGCTTGCCAGAGAAGAGACGATGCAGTCCAAGTATCTGAACAAGGAACTTCATAAGATTCTTCCGGTTATTAACACGGAAGGCTCTGATTCCGCAATGCTTGATAATGCTTTGGAATTCCTGATTATGAGTGGTATGGATCTGCCCCTTGCAGTTATGATAACCATACCGGAACCTTGGAGCAATGACCAGAATATGAGCCAGGAGAAGAAGGATTTCTATCAGTATTATGCTACTATGATGGAACCCTGGGACGGCCCGGCTTCCATCCTGTTCAGTGACGGCGATATTATGGGTGCGGTGCTTGACCGTAACGGACTACGGCCCTCCCGTTATTATATAACAGACGATGACCATGTAATTCTTTCCTCTGAAGTAGGTGTATTGGACATTGCACCGGAAAGAATCGTGAAGAAGGAAAGACTTCGTCCCGGTAAGATGCTGTTAGTAGATACAGTAAAAGGCTGTGTCATTGATGACGAAGACTTAAAGAACAGCTATGCTGTACACAGCCCTTATGGAGAATGGCTGGACAGCAATCTTGTAAAATTAAAAGACCTTCATATTCCGAATAAGAAGGTGTGGGAATATGACGACGAGGAAAGAGCCAGGCTTCAAAAGGCCTTTGGTTATACCTACGAGGATTACAGAACTACAATTCTCCCTATGGCAAGAACCGGAGGAGAACCGGTAGCAGCAATGGGGGCTGATAGTCCTCTTCCTATTCTTTCAAAGAGCAATCCTCCCTTATTCAGCTATTTCAGACAGCTCTTTGCCCAGGTAACCAATCCGCCCATTGATGCTATCAGAGAAGAAATCGTAACTTCTACGGATGTTTATATCGGTGAAGACGGTAATCTTTTGGAAGAATGTGCTGAGAACTGTAAGGTACTTAAGATTCATAACCCTATTCTTACCAGTACCGATTTATTGAAGATTAAATCCATGAAGATACCGGGCTTTAAAGTAGAAACTATTTCAATTATTTATTATAAGAATACATCCTTAGAAAGAGCAATCGACCATATATTTGTGGAGGCTGACCGCGCTTACAAGGAAGGTGCAAATATCCTGATTCTTTCCGACAGAGGTGTGGATGAGAATCATGTAGCAATTCCTTCCCTTCTTGCCGTATCAGCCATGCAGCAGCATCTGGTTAGAACCAAGAAGAGAACAGCGGTAGCGATGATACTAGAGAGTGCGGAACCAAGAGAAGTGCATCATTTTGCAACGCTGTTAGGCTATGGTGCCTGTGCGGTAAATCCTTATCTTGCCCAGGAATCCATTAAGCAGCTGATCGCCAGCAATATGCTGGATAAAGACTATTATGCCGCAGTAAATGACTATAATAAAGCAATTTTAAAGGGTATCGTTAAGATTGCTTCCAAGATGGGTATCTCAACGATTCAATCTTATCAGGGCTCTAAGATATTTGAAGCTATCGGCATAAATAATCAAGTGATTGATAAGTACTTTACCGATACTGTAAGCAGAATCGGCGGTGTTACCATAAAAGATATTGAAAAACAGGTGGATGAACTGCATACCAAAGCATTCGATCCCCTTGGCCTGAATACAGACCTGTCACTTGAGAATAGCGGTAATCACAAGTTAAGAAGCGGTAAGGAAGAACATCTTTATAATCCCCAGACCATCCATCTTCTTCAGAAAGCCACGAGAACAGGAGACTATAGTGCCTTTAAAGAGTATACAAGGCTAATCGAAAAAGAAGAGGAAGGCATTAACTTAAGAGGACTTTTAGACCTTAACTTACCGGAAGCTGGTATCCCCCTTGAGGAAGTAGAAAGTGTGGACTCCTTGGTAAAACGCTTTAAAACCGGAGCTATGTCCTATGGTTCCATCTCCCAGGAGGCTCATGAAACTCTGGCTATCGCTATGAATATGCTAGGTGGTAAGTCCAACAGCGGTGAAGGCGGTGAAAGTCTTGAGCGTCTTACCATAGGTAAGGATGGTTTTGACAGATGTTCCGCTATTAAGCAGGTAGCTTCCGGTCGATTCGGGGTTACCAGCCAGTATCTTGTCAGTGCAAAAGAAATTCAGATAAAGATGGCTCAGGGAGCAAAGCCTGGTGAAGGCGGACAGCTGCCGGCAGGAAAAGTATATCCCTGGGTAGCTAAAACAAGGCATTCAACTCCCGGTGTAGGGTTAATCTCCCCGCCTCCTCATCATGATATTTATTCCATTGAGGATTTGGCTCAGTTGATCTATGACCTTAAAAATTCCAATAAGGATGCCAGAATCTCTGTAAAGCTTGTTTCAGAAGCCGGAGTTGGTACGGTTGCTGCCGGTGTTGCGAAGGCAGGCGCTCAAGTTATTCTCATATCCGGTTTTGACGGCGGAACCGGTGCGGCACCCAGAAATTCCATTCACAATGCCGGACTTCCCTGGGAATTAGGGCTTGCCGAGACTCATCAAACCTTGATTATGAATGGTCTGCGCTCCAGAGTTCGGGTGGAGACCGACGGAAAATTAATGAGCGGTAGAGATGTAGTTATTGCAGCGCTTCTTGGAGCAGAGGAATTTGGTTTTGCAACAGCTCCCTTGGTAACCTTAGGCTGTGTTATGATGCGTGTATGTAATCTGGATACTTGTCCTGTTGGTGTTGCTACCCAGAATCCGGAGCTTCGTAAGAACTTTAAGGGAAAACCTGAATATGTTGTTAACTTCATGCGTTTTATCGCTGAAGAAGTCAGAGAATATATGGCAAGACTTGGTGTCAGGAAGCTGGAGGAATTGGTCGGAAGAAGTGAGCTGCTAAAAGTTAAAGATTCTGCAATGACAGGAAGAGCAGCAAGAATTGATCTTTCAAAGATTCTTAACAATCCTTTTGACGGAAATACAGAAGAAGCACATTTTGACCCCAAGAAAATATATAATTTTGAACTGGAAAATACCATTGATGAAAAGGTACTGTTAAAAAAACTAAAAGGAGCGATTGCTTCCGGTCAATCTAAAACGATTGAAGTTGATGTCACTAATATCGACCGTACCTTTGGTACCATCTTAGGTTCGGAAATAACGAAAGCTCATGGTACTTCTTTGGAGGATGATACTTATGTTATCAAATGTCAGGGAAGCGGAGGGCAAAGCTTTGGAGCCTTTATTCCTAAAGGTCTTACACTAACCCTATCAGGTGACAGCAACGACTATTTCGGTAAAGGTCTCTCCGGTGGTAAGTTAGTTGTATATCCTCCAAAGGGGACGAAATTCGAAGCGGATAAGAATATTATCATCGGTAATGTTGCCCTTTATGGTGCTACCAGCGGTAAAGTATTCATTAATGGTGTTGCGGGAGAACGTTTCTGTGTACGTAATTCCGGTGCCAGCGCTGTTGTAGAAGGAGTAGGTGACCACGGCTGCGAATATATGACCGGCGGAAGAGTTGTTGTACTTGGAACTACCGGAAAGAACTTTGCAGCAGGTATGAGCGGCGGTATTGCATATGTCCTGGATGAAGGCAGCAATCTCTATAAAAAATTGAACAAAGAAATGATATCCATGGAATCTGTTTCAGAAAAGTATGATGTGCTGGAGTTAAAGCGTATGATAACAGAGCATGTGGAAGCTACTGGTTCTGCAAAGGGTAAGGATATTCTGGATAACTTTATGGATTATCTTCCGAAATTTAAGAAAATCATTCCATATGATTACAGCCGTATGCTTATGACTATTGTTCAGATGGAAGAGAAGGGCTTAAGCAGTGAGCAGGCACAGATTGAAGCATTCTTTGCCAATACCAGAACAGTATAA
- a CDS encoding glutamate synthase subunit beta, which produces MGKPTGFMEYDRKLSKGLAPLERIKNFNEFHIPLSKEEQKIQGARCMDCGVPFCQSGVILNGMTSGCPLNNLVPEWNDLLYNGNMNQALKRLFKTNNFPEFTGRVCPAPCEPACTCNVATSPVSIKENELSIIENGYKSGFVTPQPPKVRTGKKVAVIGSGPSGLAAADQLNKRGHQVTVFERSDRIGGLLMYGIPNMKLEKDIIERRVEIMKEEGVTFITGADVGKNYKASDIKKEFDSVILACGASNPRDIKAPGREAKGIYFAVDFLKGVTKSLLDSDFNDNACVNTKGKNVVVIGGGDTGNDCVGTSIRQGAKSVLQIEMMPKPLENRTEDNPWPEWPKVLKTDYGQEEAIAVFGHDPRVYESTVKEFIADKDGNLTKVKIVKLCSKYNAEAKRFVMEEVPGSEYVVEADYVFIAAGFLGTEEYIAKAFNVELNARTNVATKEGNYQTSTEKVFVTGDMHRGQSLVVWAIREGREVAQEVDEHLMGYSNL; this is translated from the coding sequence ATGGGAAAACCAACAGGATTTATGGAGTATGACAGAAAACTCAGCAAAGGGCTGGCTCCTCTTGAACGTATAAAGAACTTTAATGAATTCCACATCCCCCTTTCAAAGGAAGAACAGAAAATCCAAGGGGCAAGGTGTATGGATTGTGGTGTCCCCTTCTGTCAGTCAGGCGTTATCTTAAATGGTATGACATCGGGATGTCCTTTAAATAATCTGGTACCGGAATGGAATGACCTGTTATATAACGGAAATATGAATCAGGCTCTAAAGCGTCTGTTTAAAACGAATAATTTTCCCGAATTTACCGGAAGGGTATGCCCGGCTCCCTGTGAGCCGGCCTGTACCTGCAATGTTGCGACAAGTCCGGTAAGCATTAAGGAAAATGAATTAAGTATTATAGAGAATGGCTATAAATCAGGCTTTGTAACCCCTCAGCCGCCTAAGGTGAGAACCGGGAAGAAGGTTGCAGTCATTGGTTCTGGACCTTCCGGTCTTGCAGCAGCAGACCAGTTAAATAAAAGAGGTCATCAAGTTACCGTATTTGAGCGTTCCGACCGTATTGGCGGTTTATTGATGTATGGTATTCCTAATATGAAATTAGAGAAGGATATCATTGAGCGCAGAGTTGAAATAATGAAAGAAGAAGGTGTGACCTTCATTACAGGAGCTGATGTAGGTAAAAACTATAAGGCTTCTGACATAAAGAAGGAATTTGATAGCGTCATTCTGGCTTGCGGAGCTTCTAACCCAAGAGATATCAAGGCTCCCGGAAGAGAGGCTAAGGGAATCTACTTTGCAGTGGATTTCTTAAAAGGAGTTACAAAGAGTCTTCTTGATTCAGACTTTAATGATAATGCCTGTGTTAATACAAAGGGCAAGAACGTGGTAGTTATCGGCGGCGGTGATACCGGAAATGACTGTGTTGGTACCAGCATCAGACAGGGTGCAAAGTCAGTACTTCAAATAGAAATGATGCCAAAGCCACTGGAAAACAGAACGGAAGACAATCCCTGGCCGGAGTGGCCCAAAGTTTTAAAAACAGATTACGGTCAGGAAGAAGCTATCGCAGTATTTGGTCATGACCCAAGAGTATATGAATCCACAGTAAAGGAATTTATTGCTGACAAGGACGGTAACCTTACAAAAGTTAAGATTGTAAAACTTTGCAGTAAATACAATGCTGAAGCTAAGCGGTTTGTAATGGAGGAAGTACCTGGAAGTGAATATGTGGTGGAGGCAGACTATGTCTTTATAGCCGCAGGCTTCTTAGGAACGGAGGAATATATCGCAAAAGCCTTTAATGTAGAACTGAATGCCAGAACCAATGTAGCTACAAAGGAAGGAAACTATCAGACCAGTACAGAAAAAGTTTTTGTAACCGGAGATATGCACAGAGGTCAGAGTTTGGTGGTATGGGCTATCAGAGAAGGCAGAGAAGTTGCCCAGGAAGTGGATGAACATTTAATGGGGTATAGTAATCTGTAG
- a CDS encoding DUF434 domain-containing protein, protein MQKQPRRGYVPEDDKEFGEEALTVLAKAGKDICYLLNQGYRIEGAVTFVCNHYMLSQRQRIALIRFGASDEAINRRKAKEIITEICKGRTFHIDGFNTIITLEVALSAAPVILCRDGCLRDLAGLRGTYHPIDKTVKAINLIGAFFENKKAARVVFYLDAPVSNSGRLSLLIKEELRKYSFLTEVYCINEVDHVLKSLEYVVTADFAILEEAKSYVNLNRYLLGEGIPDLWLVDFLC, encoded by the coding sequence ATGCAAAAGCAGCCAAGAAGAGGATATGTACCGGAAGATGATAAAGAATTCGGGGAAGAAGCCCTTACCGTACTTGCGAAGGCTGGTAAGGATATCTGTTATCTGCTGAATCAGGGCTACCGTATAGAAGGAGCCGTCACTTTTGTCTGCAATCATTACATGCTATCCCAACGCCAGCGTATTGCTCTTATACGTTTTGGAGCTTCCGATGAAGCAATAAATAGAAGAAAAGCAAAAGAAATAATAACGGAGATTTGTAAAGGCAGGACCTTTCATATAGATGGATTTAATACCATAATTACACTGGAGGTTGCACTCTCAGCAGCTCCGGTTATACTGTGCCGGGACGGATGTCTTAGAGATCTGGCAGGACTTCGGGGGACTTATCATCCAATCGATAAGACTGTAAAAGCAATTAATCTGATAGGAGCATTTTTTGAGAACAAAAAAGCCGCTAGGGTTGTGTTCTATTTGGATGCACCGGTATCCAATTCGGGGAGGTTAAGCCTGTTGATAAAAGAAGAATTGAGAAAATATTCTTTTCTCACAGAAGTATATTGTATTAATGAGGTAGACCATGTCCTTAAGAGCCTGGAATACGTAGTGACGGCAGACTTTGCTATATTGGAAGAGGCGAAAAGTTATGTCAATCTAAACCGGTACCTGTTGGGGGAGGGAATACCTGATCTATGGCTGGTGGATTTTCTTTGCTGA
- a CDS encoding alpha/beta hydrolase, protein MDGTTVYGYLISPEEGKELKGIVQLAHGMAETAERYERFARSLAAEGYLVYAHDHRGHGKTAGDLENVGYLADKEGFEWLVRDMHNLTDIIREEHPALPLFLLGHSMGSFAAQRYAMEHGKELTGLILSGSNGNQGIMLKAGNIIAAREVKKLGRKARSEKMNQLLFGSFNKRFHPSRTEFDWLSRDDEEVDKYIRDPYCGAVFTSGFYHDFINGLMVIEKKSNRRKVPKDLPILILSGDRDPVGKFGKGVRNLYEIYKNTGVKDITLKLYPEARHELLNEINREEVTNDIITWVKQHTV, encoded by the coding sequence ATGGACGGAACTACCGTCTATGGTTATTTGATAAGTCCTGAGGAGGGAAAAGAGCTAAAGGGGATTGTTCAGCTTGCACATGGTATGGCAGAAACAGCAGAGAGATACGAAAGATTCGCTCGTTCTCTTGCAGCAGAAGGATATTTGGTCTATGCCCATGATCACAGAGGACATGGAAAGACAGCGGGAGATCTTGAGAATGTAGGTTATTTGGCGGACAAGGAAGGGTTTGAGTGGCTGGTAAGGGATATGCATAATCTGACGGACATTATTCGGGAAGAACATCCGGCTTTACCCTTATTCCTTTTGGGGCATAGTATGGGCTCTTTTGCCGCACAAAGATACGCCATGGAACATGGAAAAGAGCTTACAGGATTGATTCTGTCGGGTTCCAATGGAAACCAGGGGATTATGCTAAAGGCAGGAAATATCATAGCTGCCAGGGAAGTTAAGAAGCTTGGAAGAAAAGCCCGAAGCGAAAAGATGAACCAACTTCTCTTTGGTAGTTTTAATAAGCGGTTTCATCCTAGCCGTACTGAGTTTGACTGGCTTAGCAGGGATGACGAGGAAGTGGATAAATACATCCGTGATCCCTATTGCGGGGCTGTATTTACCAGTGGTTTTTACCATGACTTTATAAATGGCCTTATGGTGATTGAGAAGAAAAGTAACAGGAGAAAAGTACCAAAGGACCTTCCAATACTTATTCTATCCGGTGACAGAGATCCGGTAGGAAAGTTCGGAAAGGGTGTCAGGAACCTGTATGAAATATATAAAAATACAGGAGTAAAGGATATAACTTTAAAACTATATCCCGAAGCCAGACATGAATTGCTGAATGAAATTAACAGGGAAGAAGTGACCAATGATATAATCACATGGGTTAAACAGCATACAGTATGA
- a CDS encoding mannonate dehydratase, with amino-acid sequence MEIGYAYFSDNHNVLKEFARQLGVKHAVTNTSAGSRGCSAYVHPWDYMPLLRKKKEFEAYGIDFSVYEGVNFIDSAKLGLPDKDEAIAKFCTLLENMNKLKIPTLCFNWMPIWEWFRTRDSVILEGGAVSTGFDIKDIEDCPVTDFGRLKADALWTNLEYFLKKVVPVAEKFGIQLAIHPDDPPVSSIGGIDRILTSSDAMYQATRLVDSEINGITLCQGTFAVMGEDIPAAIRRFGKEKKLFFVHFRDVVGDKNQFYEAFHHAGKTDMYEAMKCYYEVGFEGVARPDHVPTMADDSVEIPGYGINGNLLATGYMLGLMEAAKKEAGKTM; translated from the coding sequence ATGGAGATAGGATACGCGTATTTTAGTGATAATCACAATGTACTGAAAGAATTTGCAAGGCAGCTTGGGGTGAAACATGCGGTTACGAATACGTCAGCCGGCTCCAGGGGATGTTCTGCCTATGTCCATCCTTGGGATTATATGCCCTTACTGCGCAAGAAGAAGGAATTTGAAGCCTATGGAATTGATTTTTCTGTCTATGAAGGAGTTAATTTTATTGACAGTGCGAAGTTAGGGCTGCCTGATAAAGATGAAGCCATAGCAAAGTTCTGTACCCTGCTGGAGAATATGAATAAGCTGAAGATTCCAACCCTTTGCTTTAACTGGATGCCTATCTGGGAATGGTTTCGTACGAGAGATTCTGTGATCCTTGAAGGGGGAGCTGTGTCCACCGGATTTGATATAAAAGACATAGAGGATTGCCCGGTGACGGACTTTGGCAGGCTAAAGGCAGATGCACTTTGGACGAACCTGGAATATTTTCTGAAAAAGGTGGTACCGGTAGCTGAAAAATTCGGGATACAACTAGCCATTCATCCGGATGATCCTCCGGTTTCTTCTATTGGAGGAATAGACAGGATATTAACCAGTTCGGATGCGATGTACCAGGCAACCAGACTGGTAGACAGTGAAATAAATGGAATTACTCTTTGCCAGGGAACCTTTGCTGTAATGGGTGAGGATATTCCGGCAGCAATACGCCGTTTCGGGAAGGAAAAGAAATTGTTTTTCGTTCATTTTAGAGATGTCGTCGGGGATAAGAATCAATTCTATGAAGCCTTTCATCATGCCGGAAAGACGGATATGTATGAGGCAATGAAATGCTATTATGAAGTAGGGTTTGAGGGAGTTGCTAGACCCGATCATGTGCCCACCATGGCAGATGACAGTGTGGAAATTCCCGGTTATGGAATTAATGGAAATCTTCTTGCTACCGGTTATATGTTAGGCCTAATGGAAGCGGCTAAAAAAGAAGCAGGAAAGACAATGTAA
- a CDS encoding glycoside hydrolase family 3 C-terminal domain-containing protein, producing the protein MDVEKLLSEMTLEEKASLCSGADFWHTQNINRLNLPGVMVSDGPHGLRKQAEDADHLGLSDSVAAVCFPAASALACSFDTDLANTIGEALGDECQAESVSTLLGPGVNMKRSPLCGRNFEYFSEDPYLAGKMAASLVRGIQSKGIGTSVKHFAVNNQEYRRMSISAEADERTLREIYLSAFETIVKEAKPTTLMCSYNRINGVYSCENDWLLNKVLRDEWGFEGLVMTDWGAMNDRVSALKAGLDLEMPGSNGIRDKEIVEAVKNGELSEEVLNTAVRRVLHLVKHYYEHKIENASYDKEAHHALARNAAAESAVLLKNDSILPLKPETKAAFIGKFAQVPRYQGGGSSHINSFKITSALDAVKEIAEVTYAQGYDTKEDKVDEELLKEAVNAAANAEVAVIFAGLPDSFESEGYDRTHLELPQCQNHLIQEIAKVQKNIVVILHNGSPVRMPWLNDIKGLLSVYLGGQAVGGACVDLLYGKVNPSGKLAETYPLSLKHNPSYLNFPSTEKEVVYSEGVFIGYRYYDTKELEVLYPFGYGLSYTEFQYSDLKVSPEADLKDTDTITVTLKVKNTGKIAGKEVAQLYVHDKEAYVSRPEKELKGFVKVSLAPGEEKEISFTLDKRSFAYYSKELKDWYVETGDFTIMIGKSSRDIVLVKDIFITSTTAFPFVADNTTTVGDIMKYVKNANELIQKFGGDLMPAIPVDDAEGLGEGTAEMMREMMAGLPLHSILSFGGQFTSKDIQNIIDMLNNQD; encoded by the coding sequence ATGGATGTTGAAAAGTTATTATCTGAAATGACCTTGGAGGAAAAGGCCTCTTTGTGTTCCGGAGCTGACTTCTGGCATACCCAGAACATTAATCGGCTTAACCTGCCGGGTGTAATGGTATCAGATGGTCCTCACGGACTCAGAAAGCAAGCGGAGGATGCTGACCATCTGGGATTGTCTGACAGTGTTGCGGCAGTTTGTTTTCCAGCTGCTTCCGCTCTTGCCTGCTCCTTTGATACGGACCTTGCAAATACTATCGGAGAAGCTCTCGGGGATGAATGCCAGGCAGAATCTGTGTCCACTTTGTTAGGACCCGGTGTTAACATGAAGCGTTCTCCTCTTTGCGGCCGTAACTTTGAATATTTCTCAGAAGACCCTTATCTTGCAGGCAAAATGGCGGCTTCCCTTGTAAGAGGTATTCAAAGTAAAGGAATTGGTACCAGTGTAAAACACTTTGCCGTTAACAATCAGGAATACCGCAGAATGAGTATCAGCGCCGAGGCTGATGAAAGAACCTTAAGGGAGATTTATCTTTCTGCCTTTGAAACCATTGTAAAAGAAGCAAAACCTACCACTTTAATGTGCTCTTATAACCGTATTAACGGTGTTTATTCCTGTGAGAATGACTGGCTTCTCAATAAGGTTCTTCGTGATGAATGGGGATTCGAAGGACTGGTCATGACTGACTGGGGCGCAATGAATGACAGAGTAAGTGCCTTAAAAGCCGGACTTGATCTGGAAATGCCGGGCAGTAACGGAATCCGCGATAAGGAAATTGTAGAAGCCGTTAAAAATGGTGAATTGTCAGAAGAAGTATTAAATACTGCCGTAAGACGAGTACTTCATCTAGTAAAGCATTATTATGAACATAAAATAGAAAATGCCTCTTATGATAAAGAAGCACATCATGCATTGGCAAGAAATGCTGCTGCGGAAAGTGCCGTATTATTGAAGAATGATTCTATTCTACCCTTAAAGCCAGAGACCAAAGCAGCCTTTATCGGTAAATTTGCCCAGGTTCCGCGCTACCAGGGCGGCGGTTCCAGCCATATTAACAGCTTCAAGATTACAAGCGCTTTGGATGCTGTTAAAGAAATTGCCGAAGTAACCTATGCACAGGGATATGATACCAAGGAGGATAAGGTAGATGAGGAACTGTTAAAGGAAGCAGTAAATGCAGCAGCAAATGCAGAGGTAGCAGTTATCTTTGCAGGGCTTCCCGATTCATTTGAAAGTGAAGGTTATGACAGGACCCATCTGGAACTTCCTCAGTGCCAGAATCACCTTATTCAGGAAATTGCCAAGGTGCAGAAGAATATCGTTGTTATCCTTCATAACGGTTCTCCCGTAAGAATGCCCTGGCTTAATGACATCAAGGGACTTCTTTCTGTTTATCTGGGAGGCCAGGCAGTAGGCGGTGCATGTGTAGATTTACTGTATGGAAAAGTAAATCCAAGCGGTAAGCTTGCTGAAACTTATCCTCTCTCCTTAAAGCATAATCCTTCCTATTTGAATTTCCCCAGTACAGAGAAGGAAGTTGTATACAGTGAAGGTGTCTTCATTGGTTACCGTTATTACGATACCAAGGAATTAGAGGTCCTTTATCCTTTCGGATACGGCTTAAGCTATACGGAATTCCAATACAGTGATCTGAAAGTCTCTCCTGAAGCTGATCTAAAGGATACCGATACCATTACGGTAACACTAAAAGTTAAGAATACCGGTAAAATAGCCGGCAAAGAGGTAGCTCAGCTCTATGTTCACGACAAAGAAGCTTATGTAAGCCGCCCTGAAAAAGAATTAAAGGGCTTTGTAAAGGTTTCACTTGCTCCCGGAGAAGAGAAAGAAATATCCTTTACTCTTGATAAACGCTCCTTTGCTTACTATAGTAAAGAATTAAAAGACTGGTACGTAGAGACTGGTGACTTTACCATTATGATTGGTAAATCTTCCCGTGATATCGTTCTTGTAAAAGATATTTTTATCACAAGTACAACGGCCTTTCCCTTTGTAGCGGATAACACCACGACCGTAGGTGATATTATGAAATATGTGAAAAATGCCAATGAATTAATTCAAAAATTTGGCGGTGATTTGATGCCTGCAATTCCTGTTGACGATGCAGAAGGTCTGGGTGAAGGTACAGCAGAAATGATGCGTGAAATGATGGCCGGTCTTCCTCTTCACTCCATCCTTTCCTTTGGCGGGCAATTCACATCAAAAGATATCCAAAATATTATTGATATGCTGAACAACCAGGATTAA